In Caldisphaera lagunensis DSM 15908, a single genomic region encodes these proteins:
- a CDS encoding DNA double-strand break repair nuclease NurA: protein MEFHKAVKDLISILSEISKERPYLGIEFSNYSEASEIYEVDKIWDCDDFKTFSYLDSSSRVLSVRGANIYISSLYANDNGKHIMIPLQASIPFMAIKGDREVIDKIKSSYLSSFVITENINGFRYDESYKDDNILDELRINLENHVINSSNNIMIVDGPVFPGPYLPMVGEPYRSTYETLILNRKTDNLVGIVKRLNYSRKLSRVRGLWKFNDNATDDVITMYLGKNEIIYVSPIYEEKVELTNKSLKRYMVYCKVRDSVFRVESPDKEMLCKGVKTAINHSSYRGIPTFIESADKLSRKLGASAFLISFIYAKSMIGVNYEDWLNYQRASLEVEE from the coding sequence ATGGAATTTCATAAAGCCGTTAAAGATCTAATTTCAATCCTTTCCGAAATTTCAAAAGAAAGACCTTATTTGGGTATAGAATTTTCAAATTATTCGGAAGCCTCAGAAATATATGAAGTTGATAAAATATGGGACTGTGATGATTTTAAAACCTTCTCATATTTAGATTCATCATCAAGAGTTTTAAGTGTTAGAGGAGCAAATATCTACATATCTTCATTATATGCAAATGATAATGGAAAACATATTATGATACCTTTGCAGGCATCAATCCCGTTTATGGCTATAAAAGGAGATAGAGAAGTTATTGATAAAATTAAATCTAGCTATCTATCAAGTTTTGTTATAACTGAAAATATAAACGGTTTTAGATATGATGAATCATATAAAGACGATAACATTTTAGATGAACTAAGGATTAATCTAGAAAATCATGTAATAAATTCATCCAACAATATAATGATAGTTGATGGTCCAGTATTTCCCGGACCTTATCTTCCTATGGTTGGGGAGCCTTATAGGTCAACATATGAAACACTAATTTTAAATAGAAAAACAGATAATTTAGTTGGTATTGTGAAAAGGTTAAATTATTCAAGAAAATTATCTAGAGTAAGGGGTTTATGGAAATTCAATGATAATGCAACAGATGATGTCATAACAATGTATCTAGGCAAAAATGAAATCATATATGTATCACCTATTTATGAAGAAAAGGTAGAACTTACAAATAAATCCTTAAAGAGATACATGGTTTATTGCAAAGTTAGAGATTCTGTTTTTAGGGTAGAAAGCCCTGATAAAGAAATGCTCTGTAAAGGAGTTAAAACTGCAATAAACCATTCTTCATACAGAGGAATACCAACATTTATCGAATCAGCTGACAAATTAAGTAGGAAACTGGGCGCATCCGCATTTTTAATTTCATTCATATATGCAAAATCCATGATTGGTGTTAATTATGAAGATTGGTTAAATTATCAGAGAGCTTCTCTAGAGGTGGAAGAATGA
- a CDS encoding aminopeptidase, producing the protein MTAELSKLSIEVSFSAYKLVKDILKVEPGEEVIITADTRSDMNVVNETAKAVKLLSGKPLIVVFESPPEVGHAAEKYIPVSSLSSLMESPDVWIEFNKSWLLYSKVYEKAISNGKTRYMCLVGMDSDMMVRTIGRVDIKKIFELQNKLAEITKKSSKMRITNPNGMEVTFSNDPERPVLVEGEVNGPGEYMLLGQVDWAPIEDSIEGTIVFDGSVWPPESLGLLKSPIKLHLEKGYIKEIEGGYEAKIYERWLKSLNDRNMFRVAHISYGVNPGAKLTGNILEDERIFGAVEWGLGNQSQTFKGKLGSAISHSDGISLYPTVWVDTTKLIENGNFVHEDLKTIINSLIVG; encoded by the coding sequence GTGACTGCAGAACTATCAAAACTAAGTATTGAAGTATCTTTTTCAGCATATAAGCTTGTTAAGGATATATTAAAAGTTGAACCTGGAGAAGAAGTAATAATAACAGCTGATACAAGATCTGATATGAATGTTGTTAATGAAACAGCTAAAGCAGTTAAATTATTGTCAGGTAAACCTTTAATAGTTGTTTTTGAAAGTCCACCAGAAGTAGGCCATGCTGCTGAAAAATATATACCTGTAAGTAGTCTATCATCATTAATGGAATCTCCTGATGTATGGATTGAATTCAATAAATCTTGGCTGCTATATTCAAAGGTATATGAAAAAGCGATATCTAATGGAAAAACCAGATATATGTGTCTTGTTGGAATGGACTCAGATATGATGGTTAGAACTATAGGAAGAGTTGATATAAAAAAGATTTTTGAATTACAAAACAAGTTAGCAGAGATTACTAAAAAATCGTCCAAAATGAGAATAACAAATCCCAATGGTATGGAAGTAACTTTTTCTAACGATCCAGAAAGGCCTGTTTTAGTAGAAGGAGAAGTTAATGGCCCAGGAGAGTATATGTTACTAGGTCAAGTTGATTGGGCTCCAATAGAAGATAGTATTGAGGGTACAATAGTTTTTGATGGATCGGTGTGGCCTCCCGAAAGTTTAGGTTTATTAAAATCGCCAATCAAATTACATCTAGAAAAGGGATATATAAAGGAAATTGAAGGAGGATATGAAGCTAAAATATATGAAAGATGGCTGAAATCTTTAAATGACAGGAATATGTTTAGAGTTGCTCATATTTCTTATGGGGTTAATCCTGGTGCAAAGCTTACAGGAAACATATTGGAAGATGAAAGAATATTTGGAGCAGTTGAATGGGGTTTAGGCAATCAATCACAAACATTTAAAGGAAAACTAGGATCGGCGATATCTCATTCGGATGGAATTTCCCTATATCCAACAGTATGGGTTGATACAACTAAATTAATAGAAAATGGAAACTTTGTACATGAAGATTTAAAAACCATTATAAACTCACTTATTGTTGGGTGA
- a CDS encoding DUF917 domain-containing protein → MLKLSNIEDAKKLVLGASFLATGGGGNPNQGLKMLSKALDHGPIEIIDVEDLPENTIIGVPYFVGSVSSKEKDFSEDIIIETVNTLESIVGKKISALAASEIGGGNTPIVFYIASRLGVPVIDGDFIGRAAPELDQSTANVMGYPLYPSVISTNDGDLVIVKKYANTSHYEHIARQISVAGDNSAFVIDTPLSSIETKKSIVRKTISLSIKIGEKIYEAKNKKLDPIDEVVKLTNGFKILRGEITDYHLEEKEGFLIGEVTVKGQFKNKEIIAKSWIKNEHILLKVNDKPAVFPPDLIIFARDDGTPLLNYEIEKGIVVNIVSIRAPEIWRTKKGLEIFGPRHFGFDYDYIPVEELINHF, encoded by the coding sequence ATGTTAAAATTATCGAATATAGAAGATGCAAAAAAACTAGTTTTGGGTGCAAGTTTTTTAGCAACTGGTGGTGGTGGAAATCCTAATCAAGGATTAAAAATGCTTTCCAAGGCCTTAGATCATGGTCCAATAGAAATAATAGATGTTGAAGACCTACCAGAAAATACAATTATAGGTGTACCATATTTTGTTGGTAGTGTTTCATCAAAAGAAAAAGATTTTAGTGAAGATATAATTATTGAAACCGTTAATACCTTAGAAAGCATTGTTGGAAAGAAGATCTCTGCTCTTGCAGCATCGGAAATAGGTGGAGGGAATACACCCATTGTTTTTTACATAGCTTCTAGACTTGGAGTTCCAGTTATTGATGGGGATTTTATTGGAAGAGCTGCACCTGAGCTTGACCAGTCAACAGCCAATGTTATGGGATATCCTTTATATCCATCTGTCATATCTACAAATGATGGAGATCTTGTTATAGTAAAGAAATATGCCAATACTTCCCATTATGAACATATAGCAAGACAAATATCTGTAGCAGGTGATAATTCTGCGTTTGTAATAGATACACCATTATCATCGATTGAGACAAAAAAATCAATAGTAAGAAAGACTATTTCACTATCAATAAAAATAGGCGAAAAAATATATGAGGCAAAAAATAAAAAACTTGATCCCATAGATGAAGTTGTAAAGCTAACAAATGGCTTCAAAATTTTGAGAGGAGAAATAACAGATTATCACTTAGAAGAAAAGGAAGGTTTCCTTATAGGAGAAGTAACAGTTAAAGGCCAATTTAAAAATAAAGAAATAATCGCAAAAAGCTGGATTAAAAATGAGCATATATTATTAAAAGTAAATGATAAACCTGCCGTATTTCCACCAGATCTCATTATATTTGCTAGAGATGATGGAACACCTTTATTAAATTATGAAATAGAAAAAGGTATCGTTGTAAATATAGTTTCCATAAGAGCCCCAGAAATTTGGAGGACTAAGAAAGGATTAGAAATATTTGGACCTAGACATTTTGGATTTGATTATGATTATATACCTGTTGAAGAATTAATAAATCATTTTTAA
- a CDS encoding ABC transporter substrate-binding protein yields the protein MKKEKGGCVLIGNFRSISKGVVAAIVIIIIIVALVGVYYAIKKPSVVTTTSSTISTTTTTTSSTISTTTTTTSSTTTSSPISVTVLSPVAPSSYTTVAGTPINFVLSSFTPSSNRYALFYAGNGTVINTTSQYESVNYTYPGHYLVYYEVYQNGMLIGSSSTNLIEITVAPNIPSSLSGLVSVPVITFNTTDNPTAPIFTVGEKIYLIGGFLQPPYGQNMTIYEYIWNFGNGTSITIPAINSTEYALQVIKIGSGNLTYIEPKVNPIKISYNKQGLYAISLTIVTKNIYTNGTYNYTTIQTIAVQSSQYPYSIFKPLIQVPNPGTIIVAENQPGGPFSFDPQIDYESVGAEIMYNIFSTLVTYNGNNMTSFLPMAAEYLPTVGNWSQRNLYGGIAPNYSVYTFKIRPNLKFSNGDNLTAYDVWYSEVRDLLCAGGTPFTPGWILAQFLIPNYTPGLSIVTSPNDTEGFNEIMNAITYDNQTNTVTFHLVKSAPPTIFYVALGDIEGQGILDAKWLEQVGAGINFTPQGFYNYESECNLGNYNTQVQWDPISSGPYMIKSYAPGESIVLVPNPYYPGLPNIPKPNNTVIIYWVKDPNTAYEMFASGQADIVSNMPPQYIPSFLSLESKGQAVIYQFPTLTNWVFAFNPNVNVQMLKQINPLYNMPSYYFANPLVREAYAYAFNYTEFINDILGNSIYHVTFGIPYCGGILPGYLYYVPPSELSGCPTFNLTYAKELLIKSGMYNVSVNFPVFIQAGDTQIYTAVLMWSQALHNIDPNINIIPTYIPWSLMNAYMSPGYNPMPIYFVAWIPDYARPDDVFYGLYQSSGWATYADSFNPSYFENVSSYLNSTGEINLGALIYNESIADQKLNILIQEADQAEFNGYPNASLLFKEAEQQAVNLYMYVYLYIQGGFWIVKPYIHPYQNNIALQENPLDWGGGAGDSFYPWWVKS from the coding sequence ATGAAAAAGGAAAAAGGTGGGTGTGTATTGATTGGGAATTTTAGGTCTATTTCAAAAGGTGTTGTTGCTGCTATAGTAATTATTATAATAATTGTTGCTTTAGTAGGAGTTTATTATGCAATCAAAAAACCTTCTGTAGTAACTACAACAAGTTCTACTATTTCCACTACTACAACTACAACAAGTTCTACTATTTCCACTACTACAACTACAACAAGTTCTACTACTACTAGCTCCCCTATTTCTGTGACAGTATTAAGTCCTGTAGCTCCATCAAGCTATACAACAGTAGCAGGAACACCAATTAATTTTGTATTATCATCATTTACTCCATCAAGCAATAGATATGCATTATTCTATGCAGGTAATGGAACTGTTATTAATACAACAAGCCAATATGAAAGTGTTAATTATACATATCCTGGACATTATTTGGTTTATTATGAAGTATATCAAAATGGTATGTTGATAGGCTCTTCTTCAACAAATCTGATAGAAATAACCGTTGCACCTAATATACCTTCTTCATTGTCTGGATTAGTTTCTGTTCCAGTTATAACATTTAATACAACAGATAATCCAACAGCACCAATATTTACAGTAGGAGAGAAGATATATTTGATAGGAGGTTTCTTACAACCACCATATGGTCAAAATATGACAATATATGAATATATATGGAACTTTGGTAATGGAACCTCAATAACTATACCAGCTATAAACTCAACAGAGTATGCTTTGCAAGTAATAAAAATAGGATCCGGGAATCTGACTTATATAGAACCAAAAGTTAATCCGATTAAGATATCATACAATAAACAAGGATTGTATGCGATCTCATTAACTATTGTTACTAAAAACATTTATACTAATGGTACTTATAATTATACAACAATCCAAACCATAGCTGTACAATCTTCACAATATCCTTACTCTATATTTAAACCATTAATTCAAGTTCCAAATCCCGGTACAATAATTGTTGCAGAAAACCAGCCAGGTGGACCATTTAGTTTTGATCCACAAATTGACTATGAAAGTGTTGGAGCCGAAATCATGTATAATATATTTTCTACTTTAGTAACATATAATGGAAATAATATGACTTCCTTCTTACCAATGGCAGCTGAATATTTACCAACAGTTGGTAATTGGTCACAAAGAAATCTTTATGGGGGTATTGCACCAAATTACTCTGTTTATACCTTTAAAATAAGGCCAAATCTTAAATTTAGTAATGGGGATAATTTAACTGCGTATGATGTATGGTATAGTGAAGTAAGAGATTTGTTGTGTGCAGGAGGGACCCCATTTACTCCAGGCTGGATTTTAGCTCAATTCCTAATTCCAAATTATACTCCAGGCTTGTCTATTGTGACGTCTCCCAACGATACTGAAGGATTTAATGAAATAATGAATGCAATAACTTATGATAATCAGACAAATACTGTTACATTTCATTTAGTAAAATCGGCACCTCCTACAATATTTTACGTTGCGTTAGGTGATATTGAGGGACAAGGAATTTTAGATGCAAAATGGCTTGAGCAAGTAGGTGCTGGCATAAACTTTACACCTCAAGGATTTTACAACTATGAGAGTGAATGTAATTTAGGTAATTATAATACACAAGTTCAATGGGATCCAATATCTTCAGGTCCATATATGATAAAATCATATGCTCCCGGAGAAAGTATTGTATTAGTTCCAAATCCGTATTATCCAGGATTACCAAATATACCAAAACCAAATAACACTGTTATAATATATTGGGTAAAGGATCCAAATACTGCTTATGAGATGTTCGCATCAGGTCAGGCAGATATTGTATCTAATATGCCTCCACAATATATTCCATCGTTTTTAAGCCTGGAAAGCAAAGGGCAGGCAGTTATATATCAATTCCCGACATTAACAAATTGGGTTTTTGCCTTTAATCCTAATGTAAATGTACAAATGCTAAAACAAATTAATCCATTATATAATATGCCATCTTATTATTTTGCAAATCCATTAGTTAGAGAGGCATATGCTTATGCTTTTAACTATACTGAATTTATCAATGATATTTTAGGAAATTCAATATATCATGTAACTTTTGGTATTCCTTATTGCGGTGGTATTCTGCCTGGTTATCTTTATTATGTTCCACCATCTGAGTTATCTGGTTGTCCAACGTTTAACTTAACATATGCCAAAGAATTGCTAATAAAATCTGGAATGTATAACGTAAGCGTTAACTTCCCTGTATTTATTCAGGCAGGAGATACTCAGATATATACCGCTGTTTTAATGTGGTCCCAGGCATTGCACAACATAGATCCTAATATTAATATAATACCGACTTATATTCCATGGAGTTTAATGAATGCATATATGTCTCCTGGATATAACCCAATGCCAATTTACTTTGTAGCATGGATTCCAGATTATGCTAGACCTGATGATGTATTTTATGGTTTGTATCAATCAAGTGGTTGGGCTACATACGCTGATAGCTTTAACCCATCCTATTTTGAAAACGTAAGCTCTTATCTAAATTCAACTGGCGAAATAAACTTGGGAGCTCTTATATATAATGAAAGTATAGCTGATCAAAAATTAAATATCTTAATACAAGAAGCCGATCAAGCCGAATTTAATGGATATCCAAATGCATCATTGCTATTTAAGGAGGCTGAACAACAAGCTGTTAACTTATATATGTATGTATATTTATATATACAGGGAGGATTTTGGATAGTGAAGCCATATATACATCCATATCAGAACAATATTGCGTTACAAGAAAATCCGCTTGATTGGGGGGGAGGGGCTGGAGATTCATTCTATCCATGGTGGGTGAAAAGCTAA
- a CDS encoding MMPL family transporter yields the protein MEYDPNVSLILYNNITKTEVVSAELISNISNTNPDIAIKLIRGENPYYLSLSLINQSINNSKLRLLINELNYSMPIYNYSSLIKEMPYLLNSTLLKMGFTNNITPILTSSTINVITNISSFNNEVINITQILFNKTYNKVINKIKGLLIQNNLDGFAVFLSNNLSYSQALKMEKNLSNDLRSKGFGNASILLTGTLILNYQLQNSSIKSISQSDFISTLLVVIILAIVLESIVAIAIPFTGIGLGLIIVLGIGYLLTSHGILSLNSISRTLMYLAGLGLGIDYSSLISRRFREEFIKTGNSKIAAENAIKRSWKAVITGALTAAIGFGSMSLATDFPFLASLGEAVPISIIIIMIISLTVIPSLLSIIGGNRIVWWPSNIKKKQIDYKNNDRKYGRSRKIAERSAIILAIVVILLIPSLYVYTTFKGSYDFTLMMPQNSQAVDALHYLTNNYASGIIYPDYIIAPNTTILNEINQSIYKLSCVQSTQLLNKTEPILQVTLSVYPLGSSAISCKNTIREISKNISSQAMVGGEAAINLDLKNIVYHSFYHLVYPIAIILMFIVLLIFFGSVPMSLAALGSVVFSAIFGSTIAIELYRFSGITLPWYLPIVVFTAILGVGMDYNSFIINRIREESEKVDVKEAVSNAMSRMSVLVIGLSVIMGGAFSGLLAFSAPGFRGMGIALMSGVIIAGLMASFLFTPSIAYLLGKYAWWPSKIKKND from the coding sequence TTGGAATATGATCCAAACGTCTCATTAATATTATATAACAATATAACGAAAACAGAAGTAGTTTCTGCAGAATTAATATCCAACATAAGCAATACTAATCCTGATATAGCTATCAAATTGATAAGAGGTGAAAATCCATATTATTTATCTTTATCTCTTATAAACCAAAGTATTAATAACAGCAAGTTAAGGTTATTAATTAATGAGTTAAATTATTCAATGCCAATTTACAATTACTCTTCATTAATTAAAGAAATGCCTTATTTATTAAATAGTACACTTTTAAAAATGGGATTTACAAATAATATTACCCCAATTTTAACATCATCTACAATCAATGTTATAACAAATATATCAAGTTTTAATAATGAAGTCATTAATATAACCCAAATCTTGTTTAATAAGACTTATAATAAAGTTATAAACAAAATTAAAGGGTTATTAATTCAGAATAACTTAGATGGGTTTGCAGTATTTTTATCAAACAACCTTTCATATTCCCAAGCATTAAAAATGGAGAAAAATTTGAGTAATGATTTAAGATCAAAAGGTTTTGGAAATGCAAGTATATTATTGACAGGCACTCTCATACTTAATTACCAACTTCAAAATTCATCAATCAAGAGCATAAGCCAAAGCGACTTTATTAGTACATTACTTGTTGTAATAATTTTAGCAATAGTATTGGAAAGCATAGTTGCAATAGCAATTCCCTTTACAGGCATAGGCCTAGGATTAATCATTGTATTGGGCATCGGTTATCTATTGACATCGCATGGCATTTTATCACTAAATTCAATAAGCAGAACATTAATGTATTTGGCAGGCCTAGGATTAGGTATAGATTATTCAAGTTTAATATCAAGAAGATTTAGGGAAGAATTTATAAAAACTGGTAATTCAAAAATAGCAGCTGAAAATGCAATAAAAAGAAGCTGGAAGGCTGTAATTACTGGAGCATTGACTGCTGCTATAGGTTTTGGGTCAATGTCTCTAGCAACAGACTTTCCATTTTTGGCAAGTCTGGGAGAAGCGGTACCAATATCGATAATAATTATTATGATAATCAGCTTAACTGTTATACCATCATTACTATCAATAATAGGTGGCAACAGAATTGTTTGGTGGCCATCAAATATAAAGAAGAAACAAATTGATTATAAAAATAATGATCGTAAATATGGAAGATCAAGGAAAATTGCTGAAAGGTCTGCAATAATTTTAGCAATAGTTGTAATTTTATTAATACCATCATTATATGTTTATACAACATTCAAGGGTAGCTATGACTTTACATTGATGATGCCTCAAAATTCCCAAGCTGTTGATGCACTTCATTACTTAACTAATAATTATGCATCTGGTATAATATATCCTGATTATATAATTGCACCTAATACAACAATATTAAATGAAATTAATCAGTCAATATATAAGCTAAGCTGTGTTCAATCTACTCAGCTATTAAATAAAACGGAGCCCATTTTGCAGGTTACTCTCTCAGTTTATCCACTAGGTAGCAGTGCAATTTCATGTAAAAATACTATAAGAGAAATATCTAAAAATATATCAAGCCAAGCTATGGTTGGAGGAGAAGCTGCAATAAATTTAGATCTCAAAAACATTGTATACCATAGCTTTTATCATTTAGTTTATCCAATAGCAATAATATTGATGTTTATTGTTCTCTTAATATTCTTCGGTAGTGTTCCAATGTCTTTAGCTGCGCTAGGAAGTGTTGTATTTTCAGCAATATTTGGAAGCACAATAGCTATTGAATTATATCGCTTTTCTGGTATTACATTACCTTGGTATTTACCAATAGTTGTTTTTACCGCAATTTTAGGTGTTGGTATGGACTATAACAGCTTTATAATAAATAGGATAAGAGAAGAGAGTGAAAAAGTTGATGTAAAGGAAGCAGTATCAAATGCTATGAGTAGAATGAGTGTTTTAGTAATAGGATTATCAGTAATAATGGGTGGTGCTTTTTCAGGTTTGCTCGCTTTTTCTGCACCAGGTTTTAGAGGTATGGGGATAGCATTGATGAGCGGAGTAATTATAGCTGGACTAATGGCATCTTTTCTTTTCACTCCCTCAATAGCATATTTATTAGGAAAATATGCATGGTGGCCATCAAAAATTAAGAAAAACGATTAA
- a CDS encoding DNA double-strand break repair nuclease NurA has product MKLNLDMPTKIINSLGNDIISSYKTSYSKKRFLLTLKDIIEEDVNENETKAELYEYSSRFFNSKKIVNDKNLFVIGLDSSSRAIITPIADIIISAVSISGQGPVELSDWPYLYRDLAYIPINPEPFIYVASDDLNVSDYSNEYIKQFRSLDNEDDLSKIMDYSRLSLESWGIKEPSFALGNYFKRKGKKFVLLLDGPIYLLDNKNDYIKSNLMKNRSNEIEILENQGIPVIGVVKRIERSKILTNVQDFSNILSQCIGNYETLNDSLIIQKMLYSNCYNNYYGKILTTPKIKVRSNGLDKIVEYVLIPPSRYQSINKGRIFRLEYTEKTLDILNNNYSLEPVQILINDSIFKQSNESITIAYSDKRGKMITQILKDLFINTIVGRGAPISYDTLREAEATWIKRKT; this is encoded by the coding sequence ATGAAATTGAATTTAGATATGCCAACAAAGATCATAAATAGCCTTGGAAATGATATAATAAGTTCCTACAAAACTTCTTATAGCAAAAAAAGATTCCTTCTTACTTTAAAAGATATTATTGAAGAGGATGTAAATGAAAACGAAACCAAAGCAGAATTATATGAATATTCTTCTCGTTTTTTTAACAGTAAAAAAATTGTTAATGATAAAAATTTATTTGTAATTGGATTGGATTCAAGCAGTAGAGCCATAATAACTCCAATTGCTGACATAATTATTTCTGCAGTCTCTATATCAGGCCAAGGTCCTGTTGAATTAAGCGATTGGCCATATTTATATAGAGACTTAGCATATATACCAATAAATCCTGAACCTTTCATATACGTTGCATCTGATGATTTAAATGTATCTGACTATTCTAATGAATACATAAAGCAATTTAGATCATTAGATAATGAAGATGACTTATCTAAAATTATGGATTATTCTAGGCTTAGTTTAGAATCATGGGGAATTAAGGAACCATCATTTGCCTTAGGAAATTACTTTAAAAGAAAAGGGAAGAAATTTGTTTTATTGCTAGATGGCCCAATTTATTTATTGGATAATAAAAATGATTATATAAAATCAAATCTAATGAAAAATAGATCAAATGAAATAGAAATACTAGAAAATCAAGGGATACCGGTAATTGGAGTAGTAAAGAGAATAGAAAGAAGCAAAATTTTAACAAACGTTCAAGACTTTTCAAATATTTTAAGTCAATGTATTGGAAATTATGAGACTCTAAATGATTCATTAATAATACAAAAAATGCTTTATTCTAATTGTTATAATAATTATTATGGGAAAATATTAACTACACCGAAAATTAAGGTTAGATCAAATGGATTAGATAAAATCGTTGAATATGTATTAATCCCTCCCAGTAGGTATCAAAGCATAAATAAAGGAAGAATTTTTAGACTTGAATATACTGAAAAAACTTTAGATATATTAAACAACAATTATTCTTTAGAACCAGTTCAAATATTAATAAATGATTCAATTTTTAAACAAAGCAATGAATCAATAACTATTGCATATAGTGATAAAAGAGGGAAAATGATAACCCAAATTTTAAAAGATCTCTTTATAAATACTATCGTAGGAAGGGGAGCACCAATATCTTATGACACACTCAGAGAGGCTGAAGCAACATGGATAAAAAGGAAAACGTAG